The following coding sequences lie in one Alosa sapidissima isolate fAloSap1 chromosome 15, fAloSap1.pri, whole genome shotgun sequence genomic window:
- the gap43 gene encoding neuromodulin: MLCCIRRTKPVEKNEDADQKIEQDGNKPEDKAHKAATKIQASFRGHITRKKMKDGEKEEEGEENTPAATAEEATTAEGEEKKEAMSPVAEKAEEAAAESVEPAAANDTAASEKAKSPVTDKPANPPASSPATSPAATTAPSEPAKEEEVKPEEKSQEVESKDAPAAANKKEDEEKGEATQADVPAADASETADCEETNQTQEKKDAADESKPADETPSDEAKEEDKV, encoded by the exons ATGCTGTGCTGTATAAGAAGAACAAAACCG GTTGAGAAGAATGAAGATGCCGACCAGAAGATCGAGCAGGATGGCAACAAACCCGAAGACAAAGCCCATAAGGCTGCCACCAAGATCCAGGCCAGCTTCCGCGGACACATAACGcgcaaaaaaatgaaagatggtgagaaggaggaggagggagaggagaacacCCCGGCGGCCACCGCGGAGGAGGCGACCACGGCTGAGGgcgaggagaagaaggaggccATGTCTCCCGTGGCCGAGAAGGCCGAGGAGGCGGCGGCAGAGTCCGTCGAGCCGGCAGCGGCCAACGACACCGCCGCGAGCGAAAAAGCCAAAAGCCCCGTCACGGACAAGCCGGCCAACCCTCCGGCTTCATCTCCGGCCACCTCACCCGCCGCCACCACGGCCCCGTCCGAGCCCgccaaggaggaggaggtcaaGCCGGAAGAGAAGTCCCAGGAGGTGGAGAGCAAAGACGCTCCCGCGGCCGCCAACAagaaggaggatgaggagaagggGGAGGCCACACAAGCCGACGTGCCTGCTGCTGACGCCAGCGAGACAGCCGATTGTGAGGAAACAAACCAAACACAAGAGAAAAAAG ATGCTGCCGATGAGTCTAAGCCAGCAGATGAGACCCCCTCGGATGAAGCAAAGGAGGAAGACAAAGTTTAA